Below is a genomic region from Salinirussus salinus.
GGCCACCACGGCGAGGTGGTCCTCGTGCCGCGGGTCGAGCCGCCGACGCGCCAGCAGTTCGTACCCCTCGGCGAGCTCCGCGGTGACGTCCTCGAAAACCGCCTCGGGGTCGCGGGTGACGTCCTCGCTGCGAGCCTTCACCGCGAGCAGCAGGCGGCCACCGTCCTTGAGGAACTGCCGGTTCTCGAGCGCGACCGCGGCCTGTCCCCGCGTCGCGACGTCCTGGACGATGACGTCGACCGGCTCCACGACGTGTGCGTAGGTCTCGGGGCGGCGTGCGTCTTTCAACAGCGGAAACAGCCGGTCGCGGTTCCGCGCGACGGCCACCAGGTCCCTGACCGGTCGGGGAGCGAACTCGACGGCGTAGGTCGGTCCGGCGAAGTCCGCGACGTGACTCGCCGTCGTTCCGGCCGCTGCCCCCAGGTAGAGCACCGTCTCTCCGCCCGCCAGCCCGGTCTCCATCCCCGCGTCGAGCATCGCGCCGAGCTTCGACCGGGCGGGGTCCCAGGCCCGCCACTCGCCGTCTGTGGCCTCCTCGGAGACCTGCGGCCCG
It encodes:
- a CDS encoding fibrillarin-like rRNA/tRNA 2'-O-methyltransferase, translated to MSLPEGVQYRTVGGERTLATRGPQVSEEATDGEWRAWDPARSKLGAMLDAGMETGLAGGETVLYLGAAAGTTASHVADFAGPTYAVEFAPRPVRDLVAVARNRDRLFPLLKDARRPETYAHVVEPVDVIVQDVATRGQAAVALENRQFLKDGGRLLLAVKARSEDVTRDPEAVFEDVTAELAEGYELLARRRLDPRHEDHLAVVARPG